The proteins below are encoded in one region of Nilaparvata lugens isolate BPH chromosome X, ASM1435652v1, whole genome shotgun sequence:
- the LOC120354886 gene encoding uncharacterized protein LOC120354886: MDSSKASRSKQSTSIFNVEQDAGQLADLLDMSDLDLSDLDLDDDEDADPSFLPTPNNTTQIGSTESDHHSGSEESSEDEETRGHQESNLLVSSCGAGWGSSPTGG; the protein is encoded by the exons ATGGATTCTTCAAAGGCGAGCAGAAGCAAACAATCAACTTCAATTTTCAATG TGGAACAAGATGCAGGTCAACTGGCTGATCTGCTGGATATGTCCGATTTGGATCTGTCTGACCTGGAtttggatgatgatgaggatgcaGACCCAAGCTTTTTACCAACCCCAAACAACACTACTCAGATTGGGTCAACTGAATCTGATCACCACAGTGGATCAGAAGAGAGCAGTGAGGATGAAGAGACTCGAGGACACCAAGAATCTAAT TTGTTGGTAAGCTCATGTGGAGCCGGCTGGGGAAGCAGCCCTACTGGTGGTTAA